Proteins found in one Streptomyces sp. CB09001 genomic segment:
- a CDS encoding TIGR03619 family F420-dependent LLM class oxidoreductase — translation MTFGFFLPNLGPAATPEGISEIARRSEEGGFGSLWVTDRLLVPTRPTRRHPGSADGLPPEAHRYALDPIAVLTYVAARTSRIRLGTSVLIASYLNPVVLARQLTTLDILSGGRVVAGLGVGANPEEFTATGGDLSTRGRRMDEFLDLLVSVWTENPVRYEGRFFTVPESSILPKPVQDPHPAIALATNSAAAVRRAACFGAAIHPVNAAGSDLADLVELYRSALAEAGRDAGDGRVILRAEISLSDRPLGHDRAPYHGTVEQVADDVENARGSGVTEVLFDPSYAAGSLSEFEYYLDALIPVALAAT, via the coding sequence ATGACATTCGGGTTCTTCTTGCCCAACTTGGGGCCGGCGGCCACCCCGGAGGGAATCAGCGAGATCGCGCGGCGCAGTGAAGAGGGCGGGTTCGGATCGCTGTGGGTCACCGACCGTCTGCTCGTGCCGACGCGGCCGACCCGCCGGCACCCGGGCTCGGCGGACGGCCTCCCCCCAGAGGCGCACCGGTACGCTCTCGACCCGATCGCGGTGCTCACCTACGTGGCCGCCCGGACCTCCCGCATCCGTCTCGGCACGAGCGTGCTGATCGCCAGCTACCTCAATCCGGTGGTACTGGCCCGCCAGCTCACGACGCTCGACATCCTCTCCGGCGGCCGGGTGGTCGCCGGGCTGGGCGTCGGGGCGAACCCGGAGGAGTTCACCGCGACCGGCGGTGACCTGTCCACACGCGGGCGGCGCATGGACGAGTTCCTGGACCTGCTTGTCTCGGTGTGGACCGAGAACCCCGTGAGATACGAGGGGCGGTTCTTCACCGTGCCCGAGTCCTCGATCCTGCCCAAACCCGTCCAGGACCCGCACCCGGCGATCGCCCTCGCGACCAACAGTGCCGCAGCGGTGCGGCGCGCTGCGTGCTTCGGTGCGGCCATCCACCCGGTGAACGCGGCCGGCAGTGACCTCGCCGATCTCGTCGAGCTGTACCGGTCCGCGCTCGCCGAGGCCGGTCGTGACGCGGGTGACGGACGAGTCATCCTCCGCGCGGAGATCTCGCTTTCCGACCGGCCACTCGGCCACGATCGCGCCCCGTACCACGGGACGGTCGAGCAGGTCGCCGACGACGTCGAGAACGCGCGCGGGTCCGGCGTCACCGAGGTTCTGTTCGACCCCTCCTACGCTGCGGGATCGCTGAGCGAGTTCGAGTACTACCTCGACGCGCTCATCCCCGTGGCGCTCGCCGCCACGTGA
- a CDS encoding AraC family transcriptional regulator has translation MDLLADALRVSGARGSLGTRVEAGETWGLWLDTFPGVALHVVTAGTLWLTVPGTRPRRMEAGDAVLLPAGTEHGLASEPGVMMGPCDRERADRARVIGDVLQLGAQPTQTTLVTLHYEQDPEISTPVITALEGSVHVAASERAYLDDTVRLLTRELAHPQIGTTAAVNSLIDLLLLQFVRAWLTTQPAQPPSSWLGALRDPVVRDALECIHREPDRAWTTATLADAIRVSRATLSRRFPAALGQTPGAYLTAWRIDLAVARLRDTDDTVEAVAAAVGYTSPHAFSRAFRRAHGLTPSEFRTDVRAAAHIGRRLPT, from the coding sequence ATGGACCTGTTGGCAGACGCCTTGCGGGTCTCCGGCGCGCGTGGCTCGTTGGGGACGCGCGTGGAGGCCGGCGAGACGTGGGGACTGTGGCTGGATACCTTTCCCGGCGTCGCCCTACACGTTGTCACTGCCGGGACACTGTGGCTCACTGTCCCCGGAACGCGGCCGCGGAGGATGGAAGCCGGCGACGCCGTGCTCCTCCCCGCGGGCACCGAGCACGGGTTGGCAAGCGAGCCGGGCGTCATGATGGGCCCCTGCGACCGAGAGAGGGCCGACCGGGCGCGGGTGATCGGGGACGTCCTGCAACTCGGGGCACAACCGACGCAAACCACCCTGGTGACCCTGCACTACGAGCAGGACCCGGAGATCAGCACGCCGGTGATCACCGCTCTCGAGGGATCTGTGCACGTGGCAGCGAGCGAGCGGGCCTACCTCGACGACACCGTCCGGCTGCTGACCCGGGAACTGGCCCACCCACAGATCGGCACCACCGCGGCCGTCAACAGCCTCATCGATCTGCTGTTGCTCCAGTTCGTCCGGGCGTGGCTGACCACGCAACCGGCGCAGCCGCCCAGCTCGTGGCTCGGCGCGCTGCGCGACCCGGTCGTCCGCGATGCGCTGGAGTGCATCCACCGCGAGCCCGACCGCGCCTGGACGACCGCGACCCTGGCCGACGCGATCCGGGTGTCGCGCGCCACCCTGTCGCGTCGGTTCCCGGCCGCGCTCGGCCAGACACCCGGCGCCTACCTCACGGCATGGCGTATCGATCTAGCCGTCGCACGGCTTCGCGACACCGATGACACGGTCGAGGCCGTGGCCGCCGCCGTCGGGTACACCTCGCCGCACGCGTTCAGTCGCGCCTTTCGGCGTGCTCACGGGTTGACACCGAGCGAGTTCCGCACCGATGTGCGCGCGGCCGCGCACATCGGTCGCCGACTGCCGACGTAG
- a CDS encoding 3-hydroxybutyrate dehydrogenase: MTSPSVLQAPHTSSLDLHGRTALVTGAAGGIGRACALRLAAAGAEVRAVDRDAAGLEALAGSCGDLPGSVQPQILDLTDLDAAERVAAGTDVLVNNAGLQLVRPLDEFPPDVFHTVLTVMLEAPFRLIRGALPHMYGQGWGRIVNISSVHGLRASAYKAAYVSAKHGLEGLSKTAALEGAAHGVTSNCVNPAYVRTPLVERQIADQARAHGVPEEQVLSDVLLRDSALRRLIEPDEVAEAVAYLCGPYTSGLTGTSLVLDGGWTAH; the protein is encoded by the coding sequence ATGACCTCGCCCAGCGTCCTCCAGGCCCCCCACACCTCCTCGCTCGACCTGCACGGCCGCACCGCCCTCGTCACCGGCGCCGCCGGCGGCATCGGCCGTGCCTGCGCACTGCGCCTGGCCGCGGCCGGGGCCGAGGTCAGAGCGGTCGACCGGGACGCCGCCGGTCTCGAGGCGCTCGCCGGGAGCTGCGGGGACCTCCCGGGCAGCGTCCAGCCGCAGATCCTGGACCTGACCGACCTGGACGCCGCCGAACGCGTCGCGGCCGGCACCGACGTCCTCGTCAACAACGCCGGGCTGCAACTGGTGCGCCCCCTCGATGAGTTCCCGCCGGACGTCTTCCACACCGTGCTCACCGTGATGCTGGAGGCCCCCTTCCGGCTGATCCGCGGCGCCCTGCCCCACATGTACGGGCAGGGCTGGGGCCGGATCGTCAACATCTCCTCCGTGCACGGTCTGCGGGCCTCGGCCTACAAGGCGGCCTACGTGTCCGCCAAGCACGGGCTGGAGGGCCTGTCCAAGACCGCCGCCCTCGAAGGCGCCGCCCACGGCGTCACCTCCAACTGCGTGAACCCCGCCTACGTCCGCACCCCGCTGGTGGAGCGGCAGATCGCCGACCAGGCCCGGGCCCACGGGGTCCCCGAGGAACAGGTGCTCTCCGACGTACTGCTGCGGGACAGCGCCCTGCGGCGGCTGATCGAACCCGACGAGGTCGCCGAAGCGGTGGCGTACCTGTGCGGCCCGTACACGTCCGGCCTCACGGGCACCTCACTCGTCCTGGACGGCGGCTGGACCGCGCACTGA
- a CDS encoding NUDIX domain-containing protein produces MTTPDFIRDLRASAGHQLLWLPGVTAVVFDDEGRVLLGRRSDNGRWSLIGGIPEPGEQPAACAVREVEEETAVRCVVERLVLVQALKPVTYDNGDVCQFMDITFRCRAVGGEARVNDDESLEVGWFAVDALPDIKDFGQTRVKQAMSDAPTWFEPTDSF; encoded by the coding sequence ATGACTACTCCCGATTTCATCCGCGACCTGCGCGCCTCGGCCGGACACCAGCTCCTGTGGCTCCCCGGAGTCACCGCCGTCGTCTTCGACGACGAGGGCAGAGTGCTGCTCGGCCGCCGGTCCGACAACGGGCGCTGGTCGTTGATCGGAGGCATCCCGGAGCCGGGGGAGCAGCCCGCCGCCTGCGCCGTGCGCGAGGTCGAGGAGGAGACCGCCGTCCGGTGCGTCGTCGAGCGGCTGGTCCTCGTGCAGGCGCTGAAGCCGGTCACCTACGACAACGGTGACGTCTGCCAGTTCATGGACATCACCTTCCGCTGCCGGGCCGTGGGCGGCGAGGCCCGGGTCAACGACGACGAGTCGCTCGAGGTGGGCTGGTTCGCGGTGGACGCGCTGCCGGACATCAAGGACTTCGGGCAGACCAGGGTCAAGCAGGCCATGTCCGACGCCCCCACATGGTTCGAACCCACTGATTCCTTCTGA
- the lnt gene encoding apolipoprotein N-acyltransferase, producing MTATATSVGESDRTHPQTTPASRAVSRLVRLLPAAAAALSGVLLYISFPPRTLWWLALPAFAVFGWVLRGRGWKAGLGLGYLFGLGFLLPLLVWTGVEVGPGPWLALAAIEALFVAAVGAGVAAVSKLPGWPVWAAALWIAGEAARARAPFEGFPWGKIAFGQADGVFLPLAAVGGTPVLGFAVVLCGFALHEAVRLAVRARRGDEVRRGAAAVALLGVAVPVVGAVAARPLVSDTAEDGTATVAVIQGNVPRAGLGFNAQRRAVLDYHARETQRLADEVKAGKVARPDFVLWPENSSDIDPFANADARLVIDRAAKAIGAPISVGGVVERDGKLLNEQILWDPDKGPVDTYDKRQIQPFGEYLPLRSLIGAINDTWTSMVSRDFSRGTEPGVFTMAGTKVGLVTCYEAAFDWAVRSEVTDGAQMISVPSNNATFDRSEMTYQQLAMSRIRAVEHSRTVTVPVTSGVSAIIMPDGRITQRTGMFVADSLVQEVPLRSSETPATRLGIAPEIALVLVAAGGLGWAVGAGVRGRRARDV from the coding sequence GTGACAGCCACCGCAACTTCCGTCGGCGAGTCGGACCGGACGCATCCGCAGACCACGCCCGCCTCCCGGGCCGTCTCGCGGCTCGTGCGCCTCCTCCCGGCCGCCGCCGCGGCGCTCTCCGGAGTGCTCCTCTACATCAGCTTCCCGCCGCGCACCCTGTGGTGGCTGGCGCTGCCCGCGTTCGCCGTCTTCGGCTGGGTGCTGCGCGGCCGCGGCTGGAAGGCGGGCCTCGGCCTCGGTTACCTCTTCGGCCTCGGCTTCCTGCTCCCCCTGCTGGTGTGGACCGGGGTGGAGGTCGGCCCCGGCCCCTGGCTCGCCCTGGCCGCCATCGAGGCGCTCTTCGTGGCGGCGGTCGGCGCGGGCGTCGCCGCCGTGTCGAAGCTGCCGGGGTGGCCGGTGTGGGCGGCGGCGCTGTGGATCGCCGGGGAGGCGGCACGCGCGCGTGCGCCCTTCGAGGGCTTCCCCTGGGGCAAGATCGCGTTCGGGCAGGCGGACGGCGTGTTCCTGCCGCTCGCCGCGGTCGGCGGCACACCGGTTCTCGGCTTCGCGGTCGTCCTGTGCGGCTTCGCCCTCCACGAGGCCGTGCGCCTGGCCGTCCGGGCCCGCCGCGGCGACGAGGTGCGGCGCGGCGCCGCGGCAGTGGCACTCCTCGGCGTCGCCGTACCCGTGGTGGGCGCCGTGGCCGCCCGGCCGCTGGTCAGCGACACGGCGGAGGACGGCACCGCGACCGTCGCCGTGATCCAGGGCAACGTGCCGCGCGCCGGACTCGGCTTCAACGCCCAGCGCCGGGCCGTACTCGACTACCACGCGCGCGAGACACAGCGCCTGGCCGACGAGGTGAAGGCGGGCAAGGTGGCACGCCCCGACTTCGTGCTCTGGCCGGAGAACTCCTCGGACATCGACCCCTTCGCCAACGCCGACGCCCGCCTCGTCATCGACCGGGCCGCCAAGGCCATCGGCGCGCCCATCTCGGTCGGCGGCGTCGTGGAACGCGACGGCAAGCTGCTCAACGAGCAGATCCTGTGGGACCCGGACAAGGGCCCCGTCGACACGTACGACAAGCGGCAGATCCAGCCCTTCGGCGAGTACCTGCCGCTGCGCTCGCTCATCGGGGCGATCAACGACACCTGGACGAGCATGGTCAGCCGGGACTTCAGCCGGGGCACCGAACCCGGCGTGTTCACCATGGCCGGCACCAAGGTGGGCCTGGTGACCTGCTACGAGGCGGCCTTCGACTGGGCCGTGCGCTCGGAGGTCACCGACGGCGCCCAGATGATCTCCGTGCCCAGCAACAACGCCACCTTCGACCGCAGCGAGATGACCTACCAGCAGCTCGCCATGTCCCGGATCCGGGCGGTCGAGCACAGCCGGACCGTCACCGTCCCGGTGACCAGCGGCGTCAGCGCGATCATCATGCCGGACGGCCGGATCACCCAGAGGACCGGAATGTTCGTGGCCGACTCCCTGGTGCAGGAGGTGCCGCTGCGCTCCTCCGAGACGCCCGCCACCCGGCTCGGCATCGCACCCGAGATCGCCCTGGTGCTGGTCGCCGCCGGCGGGCTCGGCTGGGCCGTCGGCGCCGGTGTGCGCGGTCGACGCGCCCGCGACGTGTAG